The Hyalangium minutum genome has a segment encoding these proteins:
- a CDS encoding SAM hydrolase/SAM-dependent halogenase family protein: protein MPIVSLHTDFGVTDTYVGQMKAAILRVAPTATLVDLTHGVPAQDVRAGAFLLWTAVEAFPAGSLHLAVVDPGVGSSRRAVAARSRRGDVLVGPDNGLLVPALEQLGGLDVAVELTEPAYWGPLRSRTFHGRDLFAPVVGHLASGVPIERMGARLERLEAPFQLSPPTQEDGCVVGEVVHVDTYGNLITNLPSALLPPRFRVRVGLTVVKGAPHPHYQAVHPGELLALVGSAGLLELSARDGSAASVLGAERGERVHIEPE from the coding sequence ATGCCCATCGTCAGCCTGCACACGGATTTTGGAGTCACGGATACGTATGTGGGGCAGATGAAGGCGGCCATCCTGCGGGTGGCACCCACGGCGACCCTGGTGGACTTGACGCACGGCGTCCCTGCCCAGGATGTGCGTGCCGGAGCCTTCCTGCTCTGGACGGCGGTGGAGGCCTTCCCCGCAGGCTCCTTGCACTTGGCCGTAGTGGACCCGGGGGTGGGCTCAAGCCGGCGAGCCGTGGCGGCTCGTTCCCGGCGAGGAGATGTGCTGGTGGGCCCGGACAACGGGCTGCTGGTGCCGGCGCTGGAGCAGCTGGGAGGCCTGGACGTGGCCGTCGAGCTGACCGAGCCAGCGTACTGGGGCCCGCTGCGCTCGCGCACCTTCCATGGAAGGGATCTCTTTGCTCCGGTGGTGGGGCATCTGGCGTCGGGCGTGCCCATCGAGCGGATGGGGGCTCGCCTGGAGCGGCTGGAGGCGCCGTTCCAGCTGTCTCCCCCCACGCAAGAGGACGGATGCGTGGTGGGGGAGGTGGTGCACGTGGACACCTACGGCAACCTGATCACCAACCTCCCGAGCGCCTTATTGCCCCCGAGGTTCCGGGTGAGGGTGGGGCTCACCGTGGTGAAAGGCGCGCCCCATCCGCACTACCAGGCGGTGCATCCGGGAGAGCTGCTGGCATTGGTGGGGAGCGCGGGGTTGCTGGAGCTCTCCGCCCGGGATGGCAGCGCGGCCTCCGTGCTCGGCGCCGAGCGCGGAGAGCGCGTGCACATCGAACCCGAGTGA
- a CDS encoding c-type cytochrome translates to MKKRVLAAALVAVLGLTGCEQKPSATYTPHAGTLALSRDDAFLYAVDSDNGIVAVVDTATRSKVAEVKVGLLPERITVGPDDTLYVSNVGSRSVSIIRRDQWTEAARLDVGVEPMGLGLSADGKTLYVVNSAMLESTEQGSLMAFDTGSLKRLWELPVGDEPRGLAILENGKALITLHRKGDVVQVDLSDRDDPKLVKTGTDVYQRANASKFRMGDGRPGVDIGFSGMVSFHPRGMDDLTVMPDGSRAFATARWAREDPVVTPGQPTPPPGGGGGSLYGGGGPCGTGAIASPGVITFDADTSTPVVDDLNGDGGGCGGGGDDDKDFPPSTIVSPDPTHPIQGPIATAVDPTGAWLFVVNRETNNVAVMPTNRRSGKDVEFRFPATTVRQLVRVGAGPNGIALSRDGLKAYVYNAFDHTVTTLVGDGSSSALNIREEGPRIKVAEDVLSPEAAMGRRLFFSAIDSRMTANNVGAACATCHPSGRDDGHVWGFPDGPRQTPTLAGRMITKTGPFHWSGEFPSLRDFLDVTVRQRMGGGVVDAQMASQLAAFLDVMPTPDNPYKRDELTDAQIRGSTAFLKAECNECHTGETLTNNKQANVGTFVTSGSNPDNDVVRQHGLNTPSLLGLARSAPYLHDGSAQTLKERLLQTRSSDTHGKTSRLSNAELDDLVEFLRVL, encoded by the coding sequence ATGAAGAAGCGAGTGCTGGCCGCAGCGCTGGTAGCCGTTCTCGGGCTGACCGGCTGCGAGCAGAAGCCTTCCGCCACGTACACGCCGCACGCAGGCACGCTGGCATTGAGCCGGGATGACGCGTTCCTGTACGCGGTGGACTCGGACAACGGAATCGTCGCCGTGGTGGACACCGCCACGCGCTCCAAGGTGGCCGAGGTGAAGGTCGGCCTGCTGCCCGAGCGCATCACCGTGGGCCCGGATGACACCCTCTATGTCTCCAACGTGGGCAGCCGCAGCGTGTCCATCATCCGCCGGGACCAGTGGACGGAGGCGGCCCGCCTGGACGTGGGCGTGGAGCCCATGGGCCTGGGGCTGTCGGCGGACGGCAAGACGCTCTACGTGGTGAACAGCGCCATGCTGGAGTCCACCGAACAGGGCTCGCTGATGGCGTTCGATACGGGCTCGCTCAAGCGCCTGTGGGAGCTGCCCGTGGGCGACGAGCCGCGCGGCCTGGCCATCCTGGAGAACGGCAAGGCGCTCATCACCCTGCACCGCAAGGGCGACGTCGTTCAGGTGGACCTGTCCGACCGCGACGACCCCAAGCTCGTCAAGACGGGCACGGACGTCTACCAGCGCGCCAACGCTTCGAAGTTCCGCATGGGGGACGGGCGGCCGGGCGTCGACATTGGCTTCAGCGGCATGGTTTCGTTCCATCCGCGCGGCATGGATGACCTGACGGTGATGCCGGACGGCAGCCGCGCCTTCGCCACGGCGCGGTGGGCGCGCGAGGATCCCGTCGTGACGCCGGGCCAGCCCACGCCGCCCCCGGGCGGTGGCGGTGGCAGCCTCTATGGTGGCGGTGGCCCCTGCGGCACGGGCGCCATTGCCTCGCCGGGCGTCATCACCTTCGACGCGGACACCTCCACTCCGGTGGTGGATGATCTCAACGGCGACGGCGGCGGCTGCGGCGGCGGTGGAGACGACGACAAGGACTTCCCGCCCAGCACCATCGTCTCCCCGGACCCCACGCACCCCATCCAGGGCCCCATCGCCACGGCGGTGGACCCCACGGGCGCGTGGCTCTTCGTGGTGAACCGCGAGACGAACAACGTCGCGGTGATGCCCACCAACCGCCGCTCGGGCAAGGACGTGGAGTTCCGCTTCCCGGCGACCACCGTGCGCCAGCTGGTGCGCGTGGGCGCGGGCCCCAACGGAATCGCCTTGTCGCGCGATGGGCTCAAGGCCTACGTGTACAACGCCTTCGACCACACGGTGACGACGCTGGTGGGCGATGGCTCCTCCAGCGCGCTCAACATCCGCGAGGAGGGGCCGCGCATCAAGGTGGCCGAGGACGTGCTCTCGCCCGAGGCGGCCATGGGCCGCAGGTTGTTCTTCTCCGCGATCGACTCGCGGATGACGGCCAACAACGTGGGCGCGGCTTGCGCCACCTGCCACCCCAGCGGGCGTGACGATGGCCACGTGTGGGGCTTCCCGGATGGTCCGCGTCAGACGCCGACGCTGGCCGGCCGCATGATCACCAAGACGGGCCCGTTCCACTGGAGCGGCGAGTTCCCCTCGCTGCGTGACTTCCTGGACGTGACGGTGCGCCAGCGCATGGGCGGTGGTGTGGTGGACGCGCAGATGGCGAGCCAGCTGGCCGCCTTCCTGGACGTCATGCCCACGCCGGACAACCCGTACAAGCGTGACGAGCTGACGGACGCGCAGATCCGCGGCTCGACGGCGTTCCTCAAGGCCGAGTGCAACGAGTGCCACACGGGTGAGACGCTCACGAACAACAAGCAGGCCAATGTGGGGACGTTCGTGACCAGCGGCTCCAACCCGGACAACGACGTCGTGCGCCAGCACGGGCTCAACACCCCGTCGCTGCTGGGCCTGGCGCGCAGCGCTCCTTACCTGCACGACGGCAGCGCGCAGACGCTCAAGGAGCGCCTGCTGCAGACGCGCAGCTCCGATACGCACGGCAAGACGTCGCGGCTGAGCAACGCCGAGCTGGACGATCTGGTCGAGTTCCTGCGCGTGCTGTAA
- the proB gene encoding glutamate 5-kinase, with the protein MSTSGREAVRAARRVVVKIGTNALTNATGRFNRAHFEALSEDLLWAAQGRELVVVSSGAIALGVERLGLPARPKDIPGKQACAAVGQSRLMQAYEEAFGRADKRVAQILLTHEDVQDRRRYLNVKHALEKLLEAGVVPIINENDTVSVDELKFGDNDTLASLVTGVIEAELLVVLSDVEGLYTADPRKDPQAKLLTQVDAVTPELLALAGGSGSTVGTGGMATKIRAAARVAERGIRCIITSGAVPGRLRAALQGEPTGTLFEASENRRSARMAWIAHALRPKGKLVVDVGAREAIVGGKRSLLPSGVKQVEGDFGRGDPVDLVDEQGTAFARGLSAYENSELRKIAGKKSSDIEAILGYRYIDEAVHRDDLAVL; encoded by the coding sequence GTGAGCACTTCGGGACGAGAGGCTGTGCGCGCCGCCCGGCGCGTGGTGGTGAAGATTGGGACGAATGCGCTGACGAACGCCACGGGGCGCTTCAACCGCGCCCACTTCGAGGCGTTGAGCGAGGACCTGCTCTGGGCCGCCCAGGGCCGCGAGCTGGTGGTGGTGTCCAGCGGAGCCATTGCCCTGGGGGTGGAGCGGCTCGGGTTGCCTGCGCGTCCCAAGGATATTCCCGGCAAGCAGGCCTGCGCGGCGGTGGGCCAGAGCCGCCTGATGCAGGCGTACGAGGAGGCCTTTGGTCGCGCGGACAAGCGCGTGGCGCAGATTCTCCTGACCCACGAGGACGTGCAGGACCGGCGACGCTACCTCAATGTGAAGCATGCCCTCGAGAAGCTGCTCGAGGCGGGCGTGGTCCCCATCATCAACGAGAACGACACCGTCTCCGTGGACGAGCTGAAGTTCGGCGACAATGACACGCTGGCCAGCCTCGTGACGGGCGTCATCGAGGCAGAGCTGCTCGTGGTGCTCTCCGACGTGGAGGGCCTCTACACGGCAGACCCGCGCAAGGATCCTCAGGCGAAGCTGCTGACGCAGGTGGACGCGGTGACGCCCGAGCTGCTGGCCCTCGCTGGAGGCAGTGGCAGCACGGTGGGCACGGGCGGCATGGCCACGAAGATTCGCGCCGCGGCCCGCGTGGCCGAGCGTGGCATCCGCTGCATCATCACCTCGGGCGCGGTACCTGGGCGTCTGCGTGCGGCGCTCCAGGGGGAGCCCACGGGCACGCTCTTCGAGGCCTCCGAGAACCGCCGCAGCGCGCGCATGGCCTGGATCGCCCACGCCCTGCGTCCCAAGGGCAAGCTCGTCGTGGATGTGGGAGCTCGCGAGGCCATCGTCGGCGGTAAGCGGAGCCTGCTGCCCTCGGGCGTGAAGCAGGTGGAGGGAGACTTCGGCCGAGGTGACCCGGTGGACCTGGTGGACGAGCAGGGCACCGCCTTCGCCCGGGGGCTGAGCGCCTACGAGAACAGCGAGCTCCGCAAGATCGCCGGCAAGAAGAGCTCCGACATCGAAGCCATCCTCGGCTACCGGTACATCGACGAGGCCGTGCACCGTGACGACTTGGCGGTGCTCTAG
- a CDS encoding PAS domain S-box protein — MSLAENSPIAIIEWDAELKVRFWNPRAEEIFGWTKEEMFGRHPSESQPFVHEQDLTRAREAVQRLQAGKERWNLCRCRNYRKDGSLIHCEWYNYTLRDASGQLLCILSQVVDVTERDQTLLQLEESERRFKATFELAAVGIAHVSVDGYIVRANTRLSEILGYAPEELTLIRADDITYVGDLKEDKAQSRRLLEGVFPRYIIEKRYVRKTGERVWCTVTVSLVRKPDGMPDYFISVIEDSSRRHRAEMERDALLSREHHARTEAEELVRRRSAELAATRSALVQAERLATAGQLAAGVGHEINNPLAYVLANVTYALEELGRLDKPIPGVDLEEVRKALLQAQMGAIRIRDIVRDLRIFARGDPEAIGPVDVQAALEFSIAMATHQIRQRAQLVREYAPVPFVRANESRLGQVFLNLLINAAQAIPDTGTAEHQQVRVAMRPGEEGWVVVEVSDTGKGIDPEHLPHIFEPFFTTKPIGVGTGLGLSVCHGIVTGLGGQLRVESQPGQGTTFRVLLPVGDLDSPVRSPAPLLAELPKVKAPRRVLVIDDDPEVRQALARIIGAPHVVEMAETAHEAQERLLTHRESYDVIFCDLMMPELTGMDLHDALETVRPEVVRRMVFMSAGAFTARAARFLEDHASRRIEKPFDPVRVRAFL, encoded by the coding sequence ATGTCGCTCGCGGAGAACTCGCCCATCGCCATCATCGAGTGGGATGCCGAGCTGAAGGTGCGCTTCTGGAACCCTCGGGCGGAGGAGATCTTCGGTTGGACGAAGGAGGAGATGTTCGGCAGGCACCCCTCGGAGAGCCAGCCCTTCGTCCACGAGCAGGACCTGACCCGAGCCCGGGAGGCCGTCCAGCGCCTGCAGGCAGGCAAGGAGCGCTGGAACTTGTGCCGCTGCCGCAACTACCGCAAGGACGGCTCGCTCATCCACTGCGAGTGGTACAACTACACGCTCCGGGATGCCTCGGGGCAACTGCTCTGCATTCTCTCGCAGGTGGTGGATGTCACCGAGCGGGACCAGACGCTGCTCCAACTGGAGGAGAGCGAGCGCCGCTTCAAGGCCACCTTCGAGCTGGCCGCCGTGGGCATCGCGCACGTGAGCGTGGACGGATACATCGTCCGGGCCAACACGCGGCTGAGCGAGATCCTCGGCTACGCGCCCGAAGAGCTGACCCTCATCCGCGCCGATGACATCACCTATGTGGGGGATTTGAAGGAGGACAAGGCGCAGTCCCGGCGGCTGCTCGAGGGCGTCTTCCCGCGGTACATCATCGAGAAGCGCTACGTGCGCAAGACCGGGGAGCGTGTGTGGTGCACCGTCACGGTATCGCTGGTGCGCAAGCCGGATGGCATGCCGGACTACTTCATCAGCGTCATCGAGGACAGCTCCCGGCGGCACCGCGCGGAGATGGAGCGGGATGCGCTGCTGTCGCGCGAGCACCATGCCCGCACCGAGGCGGAGGAGCTGGTCCGCCGCCGCTCCGCGGAGCTGGCCGCCACGCGCAGCGCACTGGTGCAGGCCGAGCGCCTGGCCACCGCGGGCCAGCTGGCAGCTGGCGTGGGCCACGAGATCAACAACCCGCTGGCCTATGTGCTGGCGAACGTGACGTACGCGCTGGAGGAGCTGGGGCGGCTGGACAAGCCCATCCCCGGAGTGGATCTGGAGGAGGTGCGCAAGGCGCTGCTGCAGGCGCAGATGGGCGCCATTCGCATCCGCGACATCGTCCGGGACTTGCGCATCTTCGCCCGGGGGGATCCGGAGGCGATTGGGCCCGTGGACGTCCAGGCGGCGTTGGAGTTCTCCATCGCCATGGCGACGCATCAGATTCGCCAGCGGGCGCAGCTGGTGCGCGAGTACGCGCCTGTGCCCTTCGTCCGGGCGAACGAGTCCCGGCTGGGGCAGGTCTTCCTCAACCTGCTCATCAACGCCGCGCAGGCCATCCCCGACACGGGGACGGCGGAGCACCAGCAGGTGAGGGTCGCCATGCGCCCGGGCGAAGAGGGGTGGGTCGTCGTCGAGGTGAGCGACACGGGCAAAGGCATCGATCCGGAGCACCTGCCGCACATCTTCGAGCCGTTCTTCACCACCAAGCCCATCGGCGTGGGCACGGGGTTGGGGCTGTCGGTGTGCCACGGCATCGTCACGGGGCTGGGGGGCCAGCTCCGGGTGGAGAGCCAGCCGGGCCAGGGGACGACATTCCGGGTGCTGCTGCCCGTGGGAGACCTGGATTCGCCCGTCCGGTCTCCCGCGCCGCTCCTGGCCGAGCTGCCCAAGGTCAAAGCTCCCCGCCGTGTGCTGGTGATCGATGACGATCCCGAGGTCCGCCAGGCGCTTGCGCGCATCATCGGCGCGCCGCACGTGGTGGAGATGGCGGAGACGGCGCACGAGGCCCAGGAGCGCCTGCTGACGCACAGAGAGAGCTACGACGTCATCTTCTGCGACCTGATGATGCCGGAGCTGACTGGCATGGACCTGCACGACGCGCTCGAGACGGTGCGTCCCGAGGTGGTCCGGCGCATGGTGTTCATGTCGGCGGGGGCGTTTACGGCTCGGGCGGCGCGGTTCCTGGAGGATCACGCGTCGCGGCGAATCGAGAAGCCCTTCGACCCGGTGCGCGTCCGCGCGTTCCTGTAG
- the hflX gene encoding GTPase HflX, translating into MKEIYGNTLGLKSSEQQRLRNTYRRRVDPHEIVSPELARHLTELSSETHRQIGVLINRKGDIEYVVVGNAHKLELPDIGRARAGQVRLRGLRLVHTHLKSEPLTKDDLTDLALLRLDMVAAVGVGREGLPGVLHYAHLVPENGANEFWRVSTLPSVHTGQPDLIDTMDALEEELNRKAAARAVGGREKAILVAVCLDGNRGHAEASLAELKELARTAGVEVIDSVLQMRREADPRYLIGRGKLEDLNLRSMQSMVDLIIFDKDLTPSQGRHIAEATSLKVLDRTQLILDIFAQRAQSAEGKLQVELAQLKYRLPRLVQSDDSLSRLAGGIGGRGPGETKLEIDRRRVRERITHLEKRIDTISRERSVRRAQRNRRELPVISIVGYTNAGKSTLLNAITNAEVLAENKLFATLDPTSRRLRFPQEREVIITDTVGFIRDLPKDLVAAFRATLEELADASLLLHVVDAADLARDEQVEAVEGILGSLGLMDKPRLMVWNKADLLPAEDVEALLRSRGGVAISAQTREGLTSLLAKADTTLFAEGASEALGAL; encoded by the coding sequence TTGAAGGAAATCTACGGCAACACCCTGGGCCTCAAGTCGAGCGAGCAGCAGCGCCTGCGCAACACCTACCGCCGCCGAGTAGACCCCCACGAGATCGTCTCGCCGGAGCTCGCCCGCCACCTCACCGAGCTGTCGAGCGAGACCCACCGCCAGATCGGCGTCCTCATCAACCGCAAGGGCGACATCGAGTACGTGGTGGTGGGCAATGCTCACAAGCTGGAGCTGCCGGACATCGGCCGCGCCCGTGCGGGCCAGGTCCGTCTGCGTGGCCTCCGCCTGGTGCACACGCACCTCAAGAGCGAGCCGCTGACGAAGGACGACCTGACGGACCTCGCGCTGCTGCGCCTGGACATGGTGGCCGCCGTGGGCGTGGGCCGCGAGGGTCTTCCCGGGGTGCTGCACTACGCGCACCTGGTGCCGGAGAACGGCGCGAACGAGTTCTGGCGCGTCTCCACGCTGCCCAGCGTCCACACGGGCCAGCCGGACCTGATCGATACGATGGACGCGCTGGAAGAGGAGCTCAACCGCAAGGCCGCCGCGCGTGCGGTGGGAGGGCGGGAGAAGGCCATCCTCGTGGCGGTGTGCCTGGATGGCAACCGCGGCCATGCCGAGGCCAGTCTCGCGGAACTCAAGGAGCTGGCGCGCACGGCGGGCGTAGAGGTCATCGACAGCGTGCTGCAGATGCGCCGCGAGGCGGATCCGCGCTACCTCATCGGCCGCGGCAAGCTCGAGGACCTGAACCTGCGCTCCATGCAGTCCATGGTGGACCTGATCATCTTCGACAAGGACCTGACGCCCTCGCAGGGCCGGCACATCGCCGAGGCCACCAGCCTCAAGGTGCTGGACCGCACGCAGCTCATCCTCGACATCTTCGCGCAGCGCGCGCAGAGCGCCGAGGGCAAGCTCCAGGTGGAGCTGGCCCAGCTGAAGTACCGGCTGCCGCGGCTGGTGCAGAGTGATGACTCGCTCAGCCGGCTCGCCGGTGGCATCGGCGGGCGCGGCCCCGGTGAGACGAAGCTCGAGATCGATCGCCGCCGGGTGCGCGAGCGCATTACCCACCTGGAGAAGCGCATCGACACCATCTCGCGCGAGCGCAGCGTGCGGCGGGCCCAGCGCAACCGGCGCGAGCTGCCCGTCATCTCCATCGTGGGCTACACGAACGCGGGCAAGTCCACGCTGCTCAACGCCATCACCAACGCCGAGGTGCTGGCGGAGAACAAGCTGTTCGCCACGCTGGACCCCACCAGCCGCCGCCTGCGCTTCCCGCAGGAGCGCGAGGTCATCATCACCGACACGGTGGGTTTCATCCGCGATTTGCCCAAGGACCTGGTGGCCGCGTTCCGCGCCACGCTGGAGGAGCTGGCCGATGCGAGCCTGCTGCTGCACGTGGTGGATGCGGCGGACCTGGCGCGCGACGAGCAGGTGGAGGCCGTGGAGGGCATCCTCGGCTCGCTGGGGCTGATGGACAAGCCGCGCCTCATGGTCTGGAACAAGGCGGACCTGCTGCCGGCCGAGGACGTGGAGGCCCTGCTGCGTTCGCGCGGCGGCGTGGCCATCAGCGCCCAGACACGAGAGGGACTCACGTCCCTCCTGGCCAAGGCGGACACCACGCTGTTCGCCGAGGGTGCCTCCGAGGCCCTCGGCGCGCTGTAA
- a CDS encoding NAD(P)H-dependent glycerol-3-phosphate dehydrogenase, protein MRSSVIGSGSFGTALANSLAVNCEEVRLWGRDAALAEAINTRHENATYLPGIPLSPRVLATLSLEEALEGSELVVLATPSHATRDIVSRALPSLPRHAPLLTVAKGIENESLLTMTELLEDCLPEEFHPYIAVLSGPSFARELAMRSPTVVTIASHWEKVAVRCQKVLQTETFRSYTSNDVVGVQYGGALKNVIAIAAGIADGLGMGHNARAAIITRGLAEITRLAVRKGGNPLTLSGLSGMGDLVLTCTGELSRNRRVGMELGKGRQLADVLAEMKQVAEGVKTAKSARDLSVKTGVELPICQQVYAIAYEGKGAKQAVVELMTRQPKSELSGP, encoded by the coding sequence ATGCGTAGCAGCGTCATCGGCTCTGGTTCCTTTGGTACGGCCCTGGCCAACTCCCTGGCCGTCAACTGCGAGGAGGTGCGCCTGTGGGGCCGTGACGCGGCGCTCGCCGAGGCCATCAACACCCGCCACGAGAACGCCACCTACCTGCCGGGTATCCCCTTGTCACCGCGGGTGCTCGCCACGCTGAGCCTGGAGGAGGCGCTGGAGGGCTCGGAGTTGGTGGTGCTCGCCACGCCGAGCCACGCCACGCGGGACATCGTCTCCCGTGCGCTGCCGTCCCTGCCGCGCCACGCGCCCCTCCTCACGGTGGCCAAAGGCATCGAGAACGAGTCTCTGCTGACGATGACGGAGCTCTTGGAGGACTGCCTGCCGGAGGAGTTCCACCCGTACATCGCGGTGCTCTCGGGGCCCAGCTTCGCCCGGGAGCTGGCGATGCGCAGCCCCACGGTGGTCACCATCGCCTCGCACTGGGAGAAGGTGGCGGTGCGTTGCCAGAAGGTGCTGCAGACGGAGACGTTCCGTTCGTACACCTCGAATGACGTGGTGGGGGTGCAGTACGGCGGGGCGCTGAAGAACGTCATCGCCATCGCGGCCGGCATCGCGGACGGGCTGGGCATGGGCCACAACGCGCGCGCGGCCATCATCACCCGCGGCCTGGCGGAGATTACGCGCCTGGCGGTGCGCAAGGGCGGCAACCCGCTGACGCTCTCGGGGCTGTCGGGCATGGGAGACCTGGTGCTCACGTGCACCGGTGAGCTGAGCCGCAACCGGCGGGTAGGCATGGAGCTGGGCAAGGGGCGCCAGCTGGCGGACGTGCTCGCGGAGATGAAGCAGGTGGCCGAAGGCGTGAAGACGGCGAAGAGCGCCCGGGACTTGTCGGTGAAGACAGGCGTGGAGCTGCCCATCTGCCAGCAGGTCTACGCCATTGCCTACGAGGGCAAGGGCGCGAAGCAGGCGGTGGTGGAGCTGATGACGCGCCAGCCGAAGTCCGAGCTGAGCGGCCCCTGA
- a CDS encoding helix-turn-helix transcriptional regulator: protein MERTERLLDLVALLLDAREPISWAELREHFPSDYGGISDDAAERKFERDKAELLELGLPLTYIQGDDDRKDGYIVDRSAYYLPEANLTKEELAVLYAAGSAALASGAFPGRDDLAHALRKIGFFAGDALPSPRVRMEVGSAQSDPELSARLEQLWEACATHKWVQIAYGSPKRAEVTDRKVDPYGLALRRGVWTLVGYCHLRQGLRSFHVHRIRELKVNTARPRTPDFEVPANFSLDSYVAYYPWQHRFHEPMEVTLLLRGDAAQRAASLFPGATVEPAEDRVRARLSVTYLEGLLRFCLALGPECRVESPEPAVARVREMGARILERHAVAEERKVSA from the coding sequence ATGGAACGTACGGAACGCCTCCTGGATTTGGTTGCCCTGCTGCTCGACGCCCGCGAGCCCATCTCGTGGGCGGAGCTGCGTGAGCACTTCCCCTCCGACTACGGAGGCATCTCGGACGATGCCGCTGAGCGCAAGTTCGAGCGCGACAAGGCGGAGCTGCTCGAGCTGGGCCTGCCGCTCACCTATATCCAGGGCGACGACGACCGGAAGGACGGCTACATCGTCGACCGGAGCGCGTACTACCTGCCGGAGGCGAACCTCACCAAGGAGGAGCTCGCGGTGCTCTACGCCGCAGGTAGCGCCGCGCTGGCCTCGGGAGCCTTCCCAGGACGTGATGACCTGGCGCACGCGCTGCGCAAGATTGGCTTCTTTGCCGGAGATGCGCTGCCTTCACCTCGCGTGCGCATGGAGGTGGGCTCGGCGCAGAGCGATCCGGAGCTGTCCGCCCGCCTGGAGCAGCTCTGGGAGGCATGTGCCACGCACAAGTGGGTGCAGATCGCCTATGGCTCGCCCAAGCGCGCGGAGGTGACGGACCGCAAGGTGGACCCGTACGGCCTGGCGCTGCGCCGGGGCGTGTGGACGCTCGTGGGCTACTGCCACCTGCGCCAGGGCCTGCGCTCCTTCCACGTGCACCGCATCCGCGAGCTGAAGGTGAACACCGCCCGCCCGCGCACGCCGGACTTCGAGGTGCCCGCGAACTTCTCGCTGGACTCCTATGTGGCGTACTACCCGTGGCAGCACCGCTTCCACGAGCCCATGGAGGTGACGCTGCTGCTGCGAGGAGACGCGGCCCAGCGCGCCGCCAGCCTCTTCCCGGGTGCCACGGTGGAGCCGGCCGAGGACCGCGTCCGGGCCCGCCTGAGTGTGACGTACCTGGAGGGCCTGCTGCGCTTCTGCCTGGCGCTGGGGCCCGAGTGCCGCGTGGAGTCCCCCGAGCCCGCTGTCGCCCGTGTCCGGGAGATGGGCGCGCGCATCCTCGAGCGCCACGCGGTGGCCGAGGAGAGGAAGGTGAGCGCATGA
- a CDS encoding WYL domain-containing protein, whose product MSTVHERLRRLLFLVPYVSKHPGVSVDDLAKALNVKREDLLEELDLLTCVGRPPFNPDDYVDIYVDNDRVYVDLDQRLSRPPRLTAGEAAALAAAAELLRPAAGDALQSALQKLEKILPAGARERYREMYRKIDASTDAPQSLGPLTRAILERREVTFDYASPGRPSEPRQVRPYELLSHRGQWYLQGFCHTRQDARLFRLDRMENLSLTDTTFQPPENARAAVPNPARTDAGVRVRFSKLVAPYVTERFGSDARPLADGGVEVRVVSDSERWLTQWVLSFGGEAEVVEPASARAAVARAAQASLGF is encoded by the coding sequence ATGAGTACCGTTCATGAGCGGCTCCGCCGCCTGCTGTTCCTCGTGCCCTACGTCTCCAAGCACCCCGGCGTGTCGGTGGATGATCTGGCCAAGGCCCTCAACGTGAAGCGCGAGGACCTGCTGGAGGAGCTGGATCTGCTCACCTGCGTGGGCCGTCCGCCGTTCAACCCGGACGACTACGTGGACATCTACGTGGACAATGATCGCGTCTACGTGGACCTGGATCAGCGCCTGTCCCGCCCTCCGCGCTTGACCGCGGGTGAGGCCGCCGCCCTGGCCGCCGCCGCCGAGCTGTTGCGCCCGGCCGCCGGAGACGCGCTCCAGAGCGCTCTGCAGAAGCTGGAGAAGATCCTCCCGGCCGGCGCCCGCGAGCGCTATCGGGAGATGTACCGGAAGATCGACGCGTCCACGGATGCCCCGCAGTCGCTGGGGCCGCTCACGCGCGCCATCCTGGAGCGGCGCGAGGTGACGTTCGACTACGCCAGCCCGGGCCGTCCCTCCGAGCCTCGGCAGGTGCGCCCGTACGAGCTGCTCAGCCACCGCGGGCAGTGGTACCTCCAGGGCTTCTGCCACACCCGGCAGGACGCGCGGCTGTTCCGCCTGGACCGCATGGAGAACCTGTCGCTGACGGACACCACCTTCCAGCCGCCGGAGAACGCGCGCGCCGCGGTGCCCAACCCTGCTCGCACGGATGCGGGTGTCCGGGTGCGCTTCTCCAAGCTGGTGGCGCCGTACGTTACGGAGCGCTTCGGCTCGGACGCCCGGCCGCTGGCCGACGGGGGAGTCGAGGTCCGCGTCGTGAGCGATTCGGAGCGCTGGCTGACGCAGTGGGTCCTGTCCTTCGGAGGGGAGGCGGAGGTGGTGGAACCGGCCTCCGCGCGCGCAGCCGTTGCCCGAGCCGCCCAAGCCTCGCTAGGATTCTAA